A window of Sagittula sp. P11 genomic DNA:
ACGATCACCTACGGCGATATGGCCAAGGCGCTTGGCGTGTCCGCCCAGGCAGCGGGCCGCGGCTGCGGCGGCAATCCCCTGCCCGTCATCGTGCCCTGCCACCGCGTGCTGGCGACAAACGGGCTTGGCGGCTTCTCCGGCAGCGGCGGGGTGGAAACGAAGGTCTGGCTCCTGCGCCACGAGGGCGCAGCGGGACTTCTGATCTAACAGAAGGCACGCGCCCACGAAAAAGGGCGAGGACACCGTCCCCGCCCCCGATCCGTTCCGAAACAAGCTGTCAGAGCGCGCCGGTCGCGCCCTTGCACTCGCCTTCCATCAGCGACTTCGCTTCGTCGATCAGCGCCTGACCATCCAGCCCCTTGCCATCCAGATCGGCGATCCAGCCGTCGTAGATCGGCTGCACGAGGTCACGCCACGGGCCGGTCTCGTCTTCCGACACGGTGATGATGTTGTTGCCGAGGTCCACCGCGACCTGCCGCGCCGGGGCGTCGGCGTCCGTCTGCGTACCGCCCGCAAAGACCGAGAAGTTCAGGCCGGAGTTGTCGTCGATGACCTTTTGCAGGTCCTCGGGCATGGAATCGTAGACGTCCTTGTTCATCGCCATGACGAAGGTCAGCGTGTAAAGCGCCGGGCCCTCGAACTCGGTATGGTTGGACACCAGCTCCGGCACCTTGAGGGCCGAGGTCACTTCCCACGGGATGGTCGTGCCGTCGATCACGCCCTTGGACAGCCCCTCGGACACCGCCGGTACGGGCATGCCCACCGGCTCTGCGCCTGCGGCCTCCAGCAGCTGGTTCACCAGCCGCGAACCGCCGCGGATCTTCATGCCCACGAGGTCCTCGGGCGTCTGCACCGGGTTCTTGGTGTGGAACATGCCGGGGCCGTGCACCCAGGTGCCCAGCATCTTCACGTCGCCGAACTCCGTCTCTGCCATGTCCTTCTCGTACATCTTCCAGTACGCGCAGGACGCGGCGCGCGGGTCCTCGACCATGAAGGGCAGCTCGAAAACCTCGGTCGACGGGAAACGGCCCGGCGTATAGCCGACCACCGTCCAGATGATGTCCGCCAGACCGTCGACGGCCTGGTCGTACAGTTCCGGCGGCACGCCGCCGAGCTGCATGGACGGGTAGTGGTCGATCTTGATGCGGCCATCGGAATCGGCCTCCACCTTCTCGATCCACGGCAGCAGGATTTCCTGCGGCACGGCGGCCTGCGGTGGCAGCATCTGGTGCAGGTTCAGCTGCACCTCCTGCGCCGTGGCGCCCTGTGTCATGGCCAGCGCGCACGCCGTGCCTGCAAACAGTGTCTTCAACGTCTTCATTGGATCCTCCCTGAGTGTCCTGTTCCCCGGTCCCTACGTTATCCCTGCTCTTCCGGCAGATGGATGATGAGTCCGTCAAGCGCCTCCGACGCCACGATCTGGCACGACAGACGCGATGTCGGGCGGACCTCGGCTTCGGCGAAGTCCAGCATGTCTTCCTCGATCTCGCCGCGGTCGCCGGTGCGGTCCGTCCACGCCTCGTCCACGTAGCAGTGGCAGGTGGCACAGGACATCGACCCGCCGCATTCGGCGATGATCTCGTCTATGCCGTTGTCGCGCGCCGCCTGCATGACGGATGTGCCGGGCGCGGCCTCGACCTGCTTCTTCGTGCCGTCCGCGTGGACGAAAGTGATACTGACCATATCAGTCCTCAGTTCAATGTCACCGGAAGGTTCAGCGGCCCGCGGAATCCGAATCCGCTCCAGACCACGTCCTCGGCCTTGTTCAGCTTCATGTTGGGGAAGCGCTCGAAGATCATCGGGAGCATGATCTCTCCGACGGTCTTGCGGGCGACCTGCGCGCCCGAGCAATGGTGCGGCCCGTTGCCGAACGCCTGATGCTGCGCCTTGGCGCGGAACACGTTGTAGAGGTGGCCGTCCTCGAAGACATCCTCATCGTGGTTGGCCGAGGCCTGAATCGTCATCAGCGTGACGCCCTCGGGAATGTCGATGC
This region includes:
- a CDS encoding 2Fe-2S iron-sulfur cluster-binding protein — encoded protein: MVSITFVHADGTKKQVEAAPGTSVMQAARDNGIDEIIAECGGSMSCATCHCYVDEAWTDRTGDRGEIEEDMLDFAEAEVRPTSRLSCQIVASEALDGLIIHLPEEQG
- a CDS encoding TRAP transporter substrate-binding protein, with protein sequence MKTLKTLFAGTACALAMTQGATAQEVQLNLHQMLPPQAAVPQEILLPWIEKVEADSDGRIKIDHYPSMQLGGVPPELYDQAVDGLADIIWTVVGYTPGRFPSTEVFELPFMVEDPRAASCAYWKMYEKDMAETEFGDVKMLGTWVHGPGMFHTKNPVQTPEDLVGMKIRGGSRLVNQLLEAAGAEPVGMPVPAVSEGLSKGVIDGTTIPWEVTSALKVPELVSNHTEFEGPALYTLTFVMAMNKDVYDSMPEDLQKVIDDNSGLNFSVFAGGTQTDADAPARQVAVDLGNNIITVSEDETGPWRDLVQPIYDGWIADLDGKGLDGQALIDEAKSLMEGECKGATGAL